The sequence NNNNNNNNNNNNNNNNNNNNNNNNNNNNNNNNNNNNNNNNNNNNNNNNNNNNNNNNNNNNNNNNNNNNNNNNNNNNNNNNNNNNNNNNNNNNNNNNNNNNNNNNNNNNNNNNNNNNNNNNNNNNNNNNNNNNNNNNNNNNNNNNNNNNNNNNNNNNNNNNNNNNNNNNNNNNNNNNNNNNNNNNNNNNNNNNNNNNNNNNNNNNNNNNNNNNNNNNtcactcactgtgtaaccgtacaaaGTCAGTGGtgttcagcagggtaagggtcacgcactgtgtaactgtacagagtcagggcTTCTTCAGCAGTGTAAGGGTCACTTGCTGTTTAACTGGATAgaatcagtgtttattcagcagtgtAAGGATCACTCACTGTGTAGCCATAGAGTCAATGCTTATTCAGCAGGGCAAGGGTCACTTGTTGTGTAACTGCACAGAGTGAGTATTTATTcagcaggataagggtcactcactgtataGCCGTACAGAGTCAggatttattcagcagggtaagggttaatcACTGTGGATCTGCACAGagacagtgtttattcagcattgTAAAGGTCACTTGCTGTGTAACATTTCAGAGTCAggatttattcagcagggtaagggtcactcactgtgtaaccgtacagagtcagtgtttatacagcagggtaagggtcactcactgtgtgacCGTAcaaagtcagtgtttattcagcagggtaagggtcactcactgtgtaactggacAGAGTCAGTGGTTATTCTGCAGGTTAAGGCTCaatcactgtgtaaccgtacagagtcagggtttattcagcagggtaacgGTCATTCActatgtaactgtacagagtcagtgtatattcagcagggtaaggttCACTTGCTGTGTAattgtacagagtcagtgtttattcagcagggtacgGGTCACTCACTGTGGAACTGCACAGAGACAGTGCATTTTCaacagggtaagggtcactcactgtgtaagtGTACAGAGTCAGTGGTTATTCTGCAGGTTAAGGCTCAAttactgtgtaaccgtacagagtcagggtttattcagcagggtaacaGTCATTCACTATGTAattgtacagagtcagtgtttattcagcagagtAAGGGTCACTGTCTGTGTATCTATGCCTATGTGCAAACATCTAATTTTGTGTTCTTGACAGCATGAGATGATTTTGAAACTCACCAAACATTCAAGGAGTCGTGCTGGCCGGGCGATGACCATCAGCAATTTCCTGACCAACTGTGTAATGAACATGACTTCATCGCTTGCTGCCCTCTCATACGCCTGATTGAAAGATGCAGAAAGTTTGAGAGTGTCAGACACAGGCATACAACCAAACATTGTCAACCCTGGGGTTGCTGATGACAGGATGGTTGATTGGATGTGGTTTGGTATCTTCTCCATCATGGAGAGTAAGGGGTGTCAGGCTCAGTTCACAGAGACAGGTTGGAGGGCTAGAGAGTTGTGAAGATAAGCTTGCTATGAGCTCACATCTGTCTCTGAGCTTGGTTGGATTCTGAGGTACTGGTTTATGGGTGTTTATGAATAGAATGTAATTAAGGGGCTGATGGTAGGGGTTAGGATCAGTTGGATTTTTGGGTATTGTATGAGTTCAGGGTGGGGCCGTGACAGTGGGTATCATTTACAGATTCCAATGACTGTGTCATGAGTCaaaaggtttaatttgaagccAATGGTCTGTCCCTCTTCCAGTCAAACCTCATTATCTTTGTCCCTCTTCCAGTCAAACCTCATCATCCTCTTGCCTACTGTCTTATCTGAACGTTTTAAAACATGGCTGTCTGTTTCCTCTTCACCCAAGTTCCTTATACTAGAAAGGGCAAAGGGCATAACTTAAACCCAGCAACTGGAGGCTACTGAACCTTACCCTGCGGGACAGAAACTGTCAGCTGCCATAATCTAAAACACAATTATTTGACTTTTGGAAAACTATCTATTAATAAATGACAGCCAACAGATTTATTAAAGCGAAGTGTGGCTTGACTTACTTGATTTCCGTTTTTTATGGAATGGGTTGCTGGAGCTAGCTGTTGATATGAACTTTCTGATGGTGTTTGATAACATACTGAAGAATACAATTAAACCCAAAGGATGAAAGGAGCAGTGATTGTACTGAAAAGAAAATCACCTCAAGGAGAGGAAGCAGAGATAAGTGGTGAGAGGTTGTGTTTCAAACAGCATGGAGGAATACCATGCCTCCCCCAgcggtcagtgttgggatcacatcTCTTTTTCATACTTGTTCAGGGCTGCGCCTGGATACgggcaaaatttcaaaatttacagaATGCATGAATTTTGGGAATGTAGACAATGGTGATGAGGACTGTTGGAGACTTCAGGACTCCAATAATAGACTTGATAACATGTGAAAACACATTGCAGATTAAAGCAGAGAAGTTTGTCTGTTTTGCCAGGGAATATTGgtatggatctggaatcacatgtcggcCAGGTCGAGTAAGTAGGGcagatttctttctttaaagGGGGTTAGAGAACCAGATAAGTTTTTACATCAATCAGTGACAAGTTCATGGTCACCTTGAGACTAACTTTTCATTACAGGTGACTGACACTAACCAGCACCTTCCCCACTGTACGATGTGAAGTGACACATTTTGGAATAATCATGAAAAACAATAAAAACTGTAAATGAGTGTTGGAGTAGAGAGGCATGGAAAGGTATTTCCAAGAGTATTTCAAGATGAAAGAGTAAAATGAGGAGGTTGCAAAAAGCAATTGAGGATGTTTGATATATAATTTCaaatgcatccaaggagcaggagaatcgacatttcgggcatgagccttccttcaggaatcatgcccgaaacgtcgattctcctgctccttggatgctgcctgacctgctgcgcttttccagcaacacattttcagttctgatctccagcatctgcagtcctcactttctccatataatTTCAAATactgagtataaaagcaaaggaGCTCTGCTAAATCTTTATATATGACTAGCTAAATCCCATCTTGAATTCTGTATAAAATTCCTGGGACCACCATTTACAACCATCATCAAGACCTTTGAAGGTTTGAGAGAGATTTACTGGATTGGTTCCAAAGGGAGGAGAGAGACTGCAGGAGCTGAGTTTGTTTTTATGGTGAAAAACGTTCAGGGAGATTTAATCAAAGTGTTCAAAATCAGAAGTAGTTTTTATAGAATTAATCAAGAGAATCTGTTACCATTGGCAAATGATAGTGACTAGAgagatagatttaaaataataggaaaaagaaccagaaagtAAGGACTTAAAAAAAAACCGTGAGTTGTTGTAATCTGGGGTGTGCTGCCAGGAATTGAGATGGAAACAGATTTACAAATAACTTTCAGAAGAGAATTGAATACGTAGCTGAAGGAAAACAATGTGCAGGTATGGGAAAGAGCAGGGATTTGAGATTAATGGAATTCTGTTTCAAACTCTGCCCTTACCCCAGCTCAGCAGCTGCAGAGAACCTCATCCAatgctttgttacttcttgacTTGATTATATCACACAGTCCTGGCTGGTTTCCCACATTCTAAACCCCAAAAACCTGAAGTCATCCAAAACTTTGTTGCTGTACCCTAACTTACACCAAGTCTCATTGACAATAAGACCATAGTGGTTCTCAGTCCAGCAACAACTAtattttaatgttcatttttgttttcaaatccctcagtAACCATATCCTCTCCATATCTTTATCATCCCCTTGAACTGCACAAGCCTCTTCGATCTCTGCTGTTTGAAATCTGGCTTCTGGAGTATCctggattttagattagattagattacattacattacagtgtggaaacaggcccttcggcccaacaagtccacaccgccccgccaaagcgcaacccacccatacacctacatttgccccttacctaacactacgggcaatttagcatggccaattcacctaacctgcacatctttggactgtgggaggaaaccggagcacccggaggaaacccacgcagacacagggagaatgtgcaaactccacacagtcagtcgcctgaggcgggaattgaatgcgggtctctggcgctgtgaagcagcggtgctaaccactgtgccaccgtgccgccaaagcCACAGCAAACCCTGACACAGCCCTGCTAACCATACAAGTGCTTCACATggtcagtgtggggattgaaccaaCGACTTTGGCGTTAATGCCTCTACTGTTGGTGGATGTGCCATCAGCTGCCAAAGGTATAAATTCTGAAATACTTTCACTAAATTTCTCCACTGTCTATCTTTTTCTCCTCTAAGATGTACCTCAAACCTAACTATTTGGCTAAGTCTGAATAACTCTTTTAATGTTACCGAAATGGAGACATGTTGCTGAAATAGCCTTATGTTGAACTCATCAGAACAAAAGGCAAGAATGCCAAGTTGCAAACTGTGACAGTAGTATATACTAGAGGATAAAAGACTGCTGTTAGGCAGCGTAGTCACTGGACATTGTGTGCAGACAAAATAAATATGTTGTCACTTTTGGAATTGCCCAGAAGCATAATActgtagtcatacagcacagaaattgacccttcagtccaactcttcaatgccaatcagacatcccaatctaacctaatcccatttgtgagcatttggtcaatatccctctgaacccttcctattcacatacccatccagataccttttaaatgctgtaattctaccagcttccaccacttcctctggcagctcattccatacacgcaccaacctcagTTACCCCTCAGGACTTtataaaatttttcccctctcaccttaaacttatgccctctagctttggactgcCCAGCCCTGGaaatagaccttgtctatttaccctatctatgcccctcctgattttatagccctctataaggtcaccccacagcctccgatgctccaggaaaaataaccctagtctattcatcctgtccctcaaatcctccaaccctggcaacatccttgtaaatcttttatgaacccttttaagttaacaacatatttttaaaaggggcctcatcaatgtcctgtacagccagaacatgacatcccaattcctatactcaatgcactgaccagtaaaggcaagcattccatcacatcctgtctacctgcaactccactttcaaggaactatataacTGCACCCCTcgatctctttgtttggcaacactccccagggccctaccttAACTAAatatcctgccctgatttgtcttaccaaaatgcaaaacctcatatttttaaattaaactccatctgccactcctcagcccactggtgtATCtgatctgaggtaacattctttgctgtccactacacctccaattttggtgtcatcagcaaatgtactaatcataccttgtatgttcacatccaaatcatttaaataaatgacaaacagcagtggacccagcatcaatccttgcggcacaccactgatcacagacctccagtctgaaaagcaactctgcAGCATTacattctgtcttctaccttcaagccaattttgtatcaaattggcTCATTTCCCCCTGGATTCCAAGTGATCTAACCTAGCCAATCAGTCTAGCAAGcagaactttgtcgaacgccttgctgaagtccaaattgacaacgtctactgctcctgccttcatcaatgttctttattacctcttcaaaaaaattcaatcagtttAGTGAGATGCaatttcccaaacacaaagccaggTTGATCATTCCTAACtgatccttgcctttccaaatacatgtaaatcccttTCCCCAGAGTCCCCTCCAATAACCTACAATCACaactcaccagcctatagttccctgacttttcctaacagtctttctgaaataatggtacCGCAGGagtccaccctcgggtgactgtctgtgtggggtttgcacattctctctatgcctgtgtgggtttcctccggctgctccagtttcctcccacagtccaaagatgtgctggtcaggtggattagccatggtaaattacccaaaGTGTGCAGGgaggtgcagattaggtggattagccatggaaaatgcaggattacaaggataggatagtggtgtgagtctggatgggatgtttcTTGGAGTggaggtgtggactcaatgggctgaaggatgTGCTTCCCACacgatagggattctatgattagtcatcctccagtcttctggcacctcacctgcggctgtcaattatataaatatctcagcaagggacctaGCAATTTCTCCCCTAGCTTACCCCAGAGTTCAAGAATCCACCTAACCAGGTCTGAGGGATTTATCTAACCGTATCATTTTAAGACCTCCATCACCTCTctctttgtaatatggacacttttcacaGCATTACTATTTATTTCCATGTCCTTcgacacagtaaatactgacatgaaatacttgtttaatatttcaCCTATGTcttgtagttccacacatagatggctgtgttgatctttaaggggccctattctctctctagttactttttgcccttaatgtatttgtagaatctctttggattctctttaaccctactccccaaagctaactcatgtccctttcttcccttcctgatttccttcttaaatttaaTCCAACTgtactcctctagggattcacttgatctcaacTGTCTAGACCTGACATACAACTCTTTTTTCTTGATCaatgcctcaatttctctagttatctagcattccctacacctaccagccttgctcttcatattaacaggaacatactgtctctgaactctcgttatctcatgtttgaaagcttcccacttcCCAACTGTCCCCTTGCCTGCAAATAGTCTCCCCTATCAACTTTTGAAGGTTCTCACCTAATATcattaaaattggccttattccaatttacaacttcaacttttcgacCAGGTCTACCCaattccataactattttaaagctagtagaattatgatcactggccccaaagtgcccccccagcctcaccaccaccctcctatttatctctcagccccatcccctcccacattcctgatgaagggtttatggccaaaacgttgattctcctgctcctcagatgctgcctgactggctgtgcttttccagtaccacatttttcgattctgactctctatatctgcaatcctcactttctcccctcactaatgatgtggaggagctggtgttggactggggtggacaaagttaaaaatcacacaaaccaggttacagtatttggaagcattagctttcgaagcactgctgcttcatcaggtaactgtggagcaggaccataagacacagaatttatagcaaaagattatagtgttatgcaactgaaatgatatattgaacaaatctagattgctgttaagtctttcatcttttagaatgggttccaGGTTTCCattcattagtatgtaaatctCAGGACTTCTTTGAAGTTATATTCTCGAGATGACGTAAGGCTTATaaaagaaaggtgacatctcagctcagacaatgtattaaaggtgtgaggttagagtctgtctggaTCCCaatctggttttatttccaaagtagaaatttatacaATATTAtatagattgactgcctgcagtatGTGCACTcatactcttacatactcacaaactcacacagaccctctctcatacacacgctctctaatacacacacacatacacccgcCCACACTCGCACCCatgtacacactctctcacaggcttgtACTCcagcacactcacacacatacactctacCGAGCATgaacacacgcaaacacacactctcacatgcacactcacattcacacactcacactctctctctctcctatgcACGCATATACACAtctaagtctatggggtgaattcgtatttacagaattttatttgcaaatacattctgttttgctcaaaaagcacacaatctgcaggcagtcaatcatgtaatattttataaattccactttggaaataggaccagtctgactcaatattgggatacagacagactctaacctcacacctttaatacattgtctgagttgagatgtcacctttttttataaaccttaagtcacctcgagaatgtgacttaaaagaagttctgcaatttacaaattaatgaattgaaacctgcaacccattctaaaagataaaagacttaactgcaatctcggtttgttcaatgtatcatttcagttgcatgacattgtaatcttttgttataaattctttgtcttaaGATCTTGTTCCAcagctaactgatgaaggagcagtgctctgaaagctcgtgcttccaagtaaacctgttcgactgtaacctggtgttgtgtgattttgaactttatcCCCTCACTAACACTTTGGTCACTTACCCTGCCCTTGTTTTCCAAAAGAAGCACGTGGAGCCAAACGTTACGAAATGCTTTCTCCATTACAATGCCTAGACCAATCAAATttaacttgccaaccaatcaacacctTTTGTACTTGTCATACAAATTGTTGTTAAGATTTAAAAATTGGCTTTTTTATGTCTCTCCTGATGAGTGCTCGGGGAAAAGCTTTTGCAATGTGTCTCGCTTTAACTTTAGGCTTGACTGAACTAACCTCGACTGGACCAGCCTTTGCTCAGCTGGCTTGGACTACCTTGGACTGGGTTGGCCTGCAGAGCTGGTTTGGACTGGGCTGGGTTAGGTTGCCTTGGGTTAGCCTGGCATAGACTAGTTTGGGCTAGTTTAGGCTGGTTTGGGCTGGCCTTACCTATTTTGAGCTAGTTTGGCCTGGCCTGACCTGGGTTAGGTTTGACTTGGCTAGTCTGGGCTGGTTTGGACTGGGTCTAGCTGCTTTGGCCTGGAGTGGGCTGGTTTGAGCTTGTTGGGACTGGGCTGGGTTGAGCCAGTGTTGGCTTGGACCAGTTTAAGCTGGTTTGAGCTGGTTTGAACGAGGACTCACATCCTGCAGCATCTTCTCCAAGTTTTCCTGTAACTCGAGAAAGTAGCGGGAAGTGATGAGGGCATTTTGTGATTTCTCCAGACAGTCTCGGGCCAGTTCAATGATCTGATGGTGGATGAACCCAAGCACTCCATCTGCAAGTGGCAGTACGCTGTTGGGCGAAAAGCTGCTGATAATGTCGTCAAGTCGTTCCTCCATCTGAACCGTGGCCTATCACCAGTGAAACAGAAAAACCATTAAGGTAATGGCCATTTCTAGTAAGCAGATAAAACATGAGAAAGTAAAACATATCCCAGCAGAGACCGGAAAGGACAACAGTGGAATTTTTGGCAAGActttgcagtcactgtttttcTCTATCAATAATACATCAGAGACAGAGACTGAAATCCAGGAGGTGAATGGCTGATAGCATTAACGAGCATCACAGTCAGAGGCAGACAATCAGGTAAAGGACAGTTCCTCAGTGACAGAAGTTAGAATTACTGCTGCTTACAACCTGCTTCAACAATGTGAGCTTTAAAATCAAAGAAACAGATGAATATTAC is a genomic window of Chiloscyllium plagiosum isolate BGI_BamShark_2017 unplaced genomic scaffold, ASM401019v2 scaf_3471, whole genome shotgun sequence containing:
- the LOC122548101 gene encoding microtubule-associated serine/threonine-protein kinase 3-like, translated to PGRSSVSFDNEIVMMNHVYKERFPKATVQMEERLDDIISSFSPNSVLPLADGVLGFIHHQIIELARDCLEKSQNALITSRYFLELQENLEKMLQDAYERAASDEVMFITQLVRKLLMVIARPARLLECLVSFKIISCCQEHKIR